One region of Alosa sapidissima isolate fAloSap1 chromosome 1, fAloSap1.pri, whole genome shotgun sequence genomic DNA includes:
- the uso1 gene encoding general vesicular transport factor p115 isoform X5, giving the protein MNFFRGVIGGQPAGPQHSGVETIQKLCDRVASSTLLEDRRDAVRALKSLSKKYRMEVGSQAMDHLIRILQTDRADSEILGYALDTIYNIICSDEEEEQDESEDAVPPVSGKTRNIPEEMQKQEDDVGAQFTERFIQDPENITLLLTLLEEFDFHVRWPGVKLLTALLKNQCAQVQGIILVSPMGVSRLMDLLADSREVIRNDGLLLLQQLTKSNAAIQKIVAFENAFERLLDIITEEGTSDGGIVVEDCLLLLLNLLKNNSSNQNFFKEGSYVQRMKPWFEVGDDNAGWSAQKVTNLHYMLQLVRVLVSPVNSPGATASCQKAMFQCGLLQQLCTILMATGVPADILTETINTVSEVIRGSQVNQDYFASVNAPSNPPRPAIVVLLMSMVNERQPFVLRCAVLYCFQCFLYKNQKGQGEIVATLLPSTIDANSISAGQLLCGGLFSADSLSNWCAAVALAHALQDNPTQKEQLLRVQLATSLGKPPVSLLQQCTNILSQGSKVQTRVGLLMLLCTWISNCPIAVYHFLHNQENVPFLTAQISENLGEDERLVQGLCALLLGICIYYNDNTLENSTKDKLKQLIEKRIGKENFVEKLGFITKHELYSRAGQKPQPVFSTPEHMLFDHEFTKLVKELEGVITKAVHKSSEEEKKEEEVKKTLEQHDSIVTQYKELIREQDAQINELKAQVASMTGQSEQMQSTLTQQLAQIQQHKDQYNILKLKLGKTGDQSALQGEGAHVNGLQSEELSQLREELEELRRQHAQLQTQLADKATLIDSLKSEAASPAEAAAGASDNSELLKELEALRAQVQSQSADITQLQTERQELLRRSKTAESGSASVDGGVDTAKVAELEKRLAAQSAEAQKLQEEKKSLSASRAGLESDLASATSTVAILQAEKSKLQQEVQESKKEQDDLLMLLADQDQKIHSLKQKLKDLGEPIDDEDDLDSKDQSEEDDDDDEEEDEEEDDE; this is encoded by the exons ATGAATTTTTTCAGAGGAGTAATAGGCGGGCAGCCAGCGGGGCCACAACATTCTGGGGTTGAGACG ATCCAGAAGCTTTGTGATCGTGTTGCCTCCTCAACACTGTTGGAGGACCGTAGAGATGCTGTCCGGGCCCTTAAATCTCTGTCCAAG AAATACCGCATGGAGGTGGGCTCACAGGCTATGGACCACCTGATTCGTATTCTTCAAACTGACAG GGCGGACTCTGAAATCCTTGGGTATGCTCTGGACACTATATACAACATCATCTGCAGTGACGAGGAAGAAGAGCAAG ATGAATCAGAAG ATGCTGTACCCCCTGTTTCAGGGAAGACTAGGAATATTCCTG AGGAGATGCAGAAGCAGGAGGATGATGTAGGAGCACAGTTCACAGAGCGGTTCATCCAGGACCCCGAGAACATCACACTGCTCCTCACACTCCTGGAG gaaTTTGACTTCCACGTGAGATGGCCTGGTGTGAAGCTCCTTACAGCCTTGTTGAAGAACCAGTGTGCTCAGGTTCAGGGGATCATCCTTGTGAGCCCAATGG GAGTGTCCAGACTAATGGACTTGTTAGCTGACTCCAGAGAAGTCATTCGTAATGAT GGTCTGCTGTTATTACAGCAACTCACGAAAAGCAATGCAGCCATTCAGAAGATTGTTGCTTTTGAAAATGCTTTTGAGCGACTCCTAGACATCATTACAGAGGAGGGCACCAGTGATGGAG GTATTGTTGTGGAGGACTgtctgttgctgctgttgaACCTACTCAAGAACAACAGCTCCAACCAGAACTTTTTCAAGGAAGGCTCCTACGTCCAGCGGATGAAGCCGTGGTTTGAGGTGGGAGACGACAATGCTGGCTGGTCGGCTCAGAAGGTCACCAACCTTCATTACATGCTACAG CTGGTGCGGGTGCTGGTGTCCCCAGTGAACTCACCTGGGGCCACGGCCAGCTGTCAGAAGGCCATGTTCCAGTGCGGCCTCCTGCAACAGCTCTGCACCATCCTCATGGCTACCGGCGTCCCCGCAGACATCCTCACAGAG ACTATAAACACAGTGTCAGAGGTTATTCGAGGTTCCCAGGTTAACCAGGACTATTTTGCATCAGTCAACGCTCCATCCAACCCCCCCAG GCCGGCCATTGTGGTGCTGCTGATGTCCATGGTGAACGAGAGGCAGCCGTTCgtgctgcgctgtgctgtgctctacTGCTTCCAGTGCTTCCTCTATAAAAACCAGAAGGGCCAGGGGGAGATCGTGGCCACACTGCTGCCTTCCACCATAGATG CTAACTCCATCTCGGCAGGTCAGCTGCTGTGTGGAGGCCTGTTCTCGGCAGACTCTCTGTCCAACTGGTGTGCGGCGGTGGCTCTGGCCCACGCGCTCCAGGACAACCCGACCCAGAAGGAGCAGCTGCTGCGGGTGCAGCTGGCCACCAGCCTGGGCAAGCCCCCCGTCTCCCTCCTGCAGCAGTGCACCAACATCCTCTCCCAG GGCAGTAAGGTGCAGACCCGCGTTGGCCTCCTGATGCTGCTCTGCACCTGGATCAGTAACTGTCCCATTGCCGTCTACCACTTCCTGCACAACCAGGAGAACGTGCCCTTT CTGACGGCGCAGATCTCGGAGAACCTGGGAGAGGACGAGCGGCTGGTGCAGGGCCTGTGTGCCCTCCTGCTGGGCATCTGCATCTACTACAACGACAACACACTGGAGAACTCTACCAA AGATAAGCTAAAGCAGCTGATTGAGAAGCGCATTGGGAAGGAGAACTTTGTGGAGAAGCTGGGCTTCATCACTAAGCACGAGCTCTACTCCCGCGCCGGCCAGAAGCCGCAGCCGGTCTTCTCCACGCCCGAGCACATGCTCTTCGACCACGAGTTCACCAAACTGGTCAAGGAACTGGAGG GTGTGATAACTAAAGCTGTCCATAAGTCcagtgaggaggagaagaaagaggaggaggtgaaaaaGACGCTCGAGCAGCATGACAGCATAGTGACTCAGTATAAGGAGCTGATCCGAGAACAG gacGCTCAGATCAACGAGCTGAAGGCGCAGGTAGCCTCCATGACGGGCCAGAGCGAGCAGATGCAGAGCACCCTCACACAGCAGCTGGCCCAGATCCAGCAGCACAAAGACCAGTACAACATCCTCAAGCTCAAACTAG gtaAGACAGGTGATCAGTCGGCCTTACAAGGGGAGGGCGCTCATGTCAACGGCCTGCAGTCAGAGGAGCTGAGTCAACTGcgggaggagctggaggagctgcGCAGACAACACGCACAGCTGCAGACACAGCTCGCAGACAAGGCCACACTCATAGACAGcctg AAATCTGAGGCAGCTTCTCcagcagaggcagcagcaggagcCTCAGACAACTCTGAACTGCTGAAG GAGCTGGAGGCATTGCGGGCCCAAGTACAGAGCCAGTCTGCTGACATCACACAGctccagacagagagacaggaacTGCTGAGGAGATCCAAGACTGCG GAGTCCGGGTCAGCTAGTGTGGACGGTGGAGTTGACACGGCCAAAGTAGCAGAACTGGAGAAGCGATTGGCAGCTCAGAGTGCAGAGGCACAGAAACTGCAG gaggagaagaagagtcTGAGTGCGAGCCGGGCCGGCCTGGAGTCTGACCTGGCCTCGGCGACCAGCACTGTGGCCATCCTGCAGGCGGAGAAGAGTAAGCTGCAGCAGGAGGTGCAGGAGTCCAAGAAGGAGCAGGACGACCTGCTCATGTTGCTCGCCGACCAGGACCAGAAGATCCACTCACTCAAGCAGAAGCTCAAAGACCTGGGCGAGCCG ATTGACGATGAGGATGACCTAGACTCCAAGGACCAATCTGAAgaggacgatgatgatgatgaagaagaagatgaggaggaagatgatgagtAG
- the uso1 gene encoding general vesicular transport factor p115 isoform X6, which translates to MNFFRGVIGGQPAGPQHSGVETIQKLCDRVASSTLLEDRRDAVRALKSLSKKYRMEVGSQAMDHLIRILQTDRADSEILGYALDTIYNIICSDEEEEQDESEEEMQKQEDDVGAQFTERFIQDPENITLLLTLLEEFDFHVRWPGVKLLTALLKNQCAQVQGIILVSPMGVSRLMDLLADSREVIRNDGLLLLQQLTKSNAAIQKIVAFENAFERLLDIITEEGTSDGGIVVEDCLLLLLNLLKNNSSNQNFFKEGSYVQRMKPWFEVGDDNAGWSAQKVTNLHYMLQLVRVLVSPVNSPGATASCQKAMFQCGLLQQLCTILMATGVPADILTETINTVSEVIRGSQVNQDYFASVNAPSNPPRPAIVVLLMSMVNERQPFVLRCAVLYCFQCFLYKNQKGQGEIVATLLPSTIDANSISAGQLLCGGLFSADSLSNWCAAVALAHALQDNPTQKEQLLRVQLATSLGKPPVSLLQQCTNILSQGDKIDRRTKSEKGSKVQTRVGLLMLLCTWISNCPIAVYHFLHNQENVPFLTAQISENLGEDERLVQGLCALLLGICIYYNDNTLENSTKDKLKQLIEKRIGKENFVEKLGFITKHELYSRAGQKPQPVFSTPEHMLFDHEFTKLVKELEGVITKAVHKSSEEEKKEEEVKKTLEQHDSIVTQYKELIREQDAQINELKAQVASMTGQSEQMQSTLTQQLAQIQQHKDQYNILKLKLGKTGDQSALQGEGAHVNGLQSEELSQLREELEELRRQHAQLQTQLADKATLIDSLKSEAASPAEAAAGASDNSELLKELEALRAQVQSQSADITQLQTERQELLRRSKTAESGSASVDGGVDTAKVAELEKRLAAQSAEAQKLQEEKKSLSASRAGLESDLASATSTVAILQAEKSKLQQEVQESKKEQDDLLMLLADQDQKIHSLKQKLKDLGEPIDDEDDLDSKDQSEEDDDDDEEEDEEEDDE; encoded by the exons ATGAATTTTTTCAGAGGAGTAATAGGCGGGCAGCCAGCGGGGCCACAACATTCTGGGGTTGAGACG ATCCAGAAGCTTTGTGATCGTGTTGCCTCCTCAACACTGTTGGAGGACCGTAGAGATGCTGTCCGGGCCCTTAAATCTCTGTCCAAG AAATACCGCATGGAGGTGGGCTCACAGGCTATGGACCACCTGATTCGTATTCTTCAAACTGACAG GGCGGACTCTGAAATCCTTGGGTATGCTCTGGACACTATATACAACATCATCTGCAGTGACGAGGAAGAAGAGCAAG ATGAATCAGAAG AGGAGATGCAGAAGCAGGAGGATGATGTAGGAGCACAGTTCACAGAGCGGTTCATCCAGGACCCCGAGAACATCACACTGCTCCTCACACTCCTGGAG gaaTTTGACTTCCACGTGAGATGGCCTGGTGTGAAGCTCCTTACAGCCTTGTTGAAGAACCAGTGTGCTCAGGTTCAGGGGATCATCCTTGTGAGCCCAATGG GAGTGTCCAGACTAATGGACTTGTTAGCTGACTCCAGAGAAGTCATTCGTAATGAT GGTCTGCTGTTATTACAGCAACTCACGAAAAGCAATGCAGCCATTCAGAAGATTGTTGCTTTTGAAAATGCTTTTGAGCGACTCCTAGACATCATTACAGAGGAGGGCACCAGTGATGGAG GTATTGTTGTGGAGGACTgtctgttgctgctgttgaACCTACTCAAGAACAACAGCTCCAACCAGAACTTTTTCAAGGAAGGCTCCTACGTCCAGCGGATGAAGCCGTGGTTTGAGGTGGGAGACGACAATGCTGGCTGGTCGGCTCAGAAGGTCACCAACCTTCATTACATGCTACAG CTGGTGCGGGTGCTGGTGTCCCCAGTGAACTCACCTGGGGCCACGGCCAGCTGTCAGAAGGCCATGTTCCAGTGCGGCCTCCTGCAACAGCTCTGCACCATCCTCATGGCTACCGGCGTCCCCGCAGACATCCTCACAGAG ACTATAAACACAGTGTCAGAGGTTATTCGAGGTTCCCAGGTTAACCAGGACTATTTTGCATCAGTCAACGCTCCATCCAACCCCCCCAG GCCGGCCATTGTGGTGCTGCTGATGTCCATGGTGAACGAGAGGCAGCCGTTCgtgctgcgctgtgctgtgctctacTGCTTCCAGTGCTTCCTCTATAAAAACCAGAAGGGCCAGGGGGAGATCGTGGCCACACTGCTGCCTTCCACCATAGATG CTAACTCCATCTCGGCAGGTCAGCTGCTGTGTGGAGGCCTGTTCTCGGCAGACTCTCTGTCCAACTGGTGTGCGGCGGTGGCTCTGGCCCACGCGCTCCAGGACAACCCGACCCAGAAGGAGCAGCTGCTGCGGGTGCAGCTGGCCACCAGCCTGGGCAAGCCCCCCGTCTCCCTCCTGCAGCAGTGCACCAACATCCTCTCCCAG GGGGATAAGATCGACCGGcgg ACCAAATCTGAAAAG GGCAGTAAGGTGCAGACCCGCGTTGGCCTCCTGATGCTGCTCTGCACCTGGATCAGTAACTGTCCCATTGCCGTCTACCACTTCCTGCACAACCAGGAGAACGTGCCCTTT CTGACGGCGCAGATCTCGGAGAACCTGGGAGAGGACGAGCGGCTGGTGCAGGGCCTGTGTGCCCTCCTGCTGGGCATCTGCATCTACTACAACGACAACACACTGGAGAACTCTACCAA AGATAAGCTAAAGCAGCTGATTGAGAAGCGCATTGGGAAGGAGAACTTTGTGGAGAAGCTGGGCTTCATCACTAAGCACGAGCTCTACTCCCGCGCCGGCCAGAAGCCGCAGCCGGTCTTCTCCACGCCCGAGCACATGCTCTTCGACCACGAGTTCACCAAACTGGTCAAGGAACTGGAGG GTGTGATAACTAAAGCTGTCCATAAGTCcagtgaggaggagaagaaagaggaggaggtgaaaaaGACGCTCGAGCAGCATGACAGCATAGTGACTCAGTATAAGGAGCTGATCCGAGAACAG gacGCTCAGATCAACGAGCTGAAGGCGCAGGTAGCCTCCATGACGGGCCAGAGCGAGCAGATGCAGAGCACCCTCACACAGCAGCTGGCCCAGATCCAGCAGCACAAAGACCAGTACAACATCCTCAAGCTCAAACTAG gtaAGACAGGTGATCAGTCGGCCTTACAAGGGGAGGGCGCTCATGTCAACGGCCTGCAGTCAGAGGAGCTGAGTCAACTGcgggaggagctggaggagctgcGCAGACAACACGCACAGCTGCAGACACAGCTCGCAGACAAGGCCACACTCATAGACAGcctg AAATCTGAGGCAGCTTCTCcagcagaggcagcagcaggagcCTCAGACAACTCTGAACTGCTGAAG GAGCTGGAGGCATTGCGGGCCCAAGTACAGAGCCAGTCTGCTGACATCACACAGctccagacagagagacaggaacTGCTGAGGAGATCCAAGACTGCG GAGTCCGGGTCAGCTAGTGTGGACGGTGGAGTTGACACGGCCAAAGTAGCAGAACTGGAGAAGCGATTGGCAGCTCAGAGTGCAGAGGCACAGAAACTGCAG gaggagaagaagagtcTGAGTGCGAGCCGGGCCGGCCTGGAGTCTGACCTGGCCTCGGCGACCAGCACTGTGGCCATCCTGCAGGCGGAGAAGAGTAAGCTGCAGCAGGAGGTGCAGGAGTCCAAGAAGGAGCAGGACGACCTGCTCATGTTGCTCGCCGACCAGGACCAGAAGATCCACTCACTCAAGCAGAAGCTCAAAGACCTGGGCGAGCCG ATTGACGATGAGGATGACCTAGACTCCAAGGACCAATCTGAAgaggacgatgatgatgatgaagaagaagatgaggaggaagatgatgagtAG